One part of the Longimicrobium sp. genome encodes these proteins:
- a CDS encoding PAS domain S-box protein encodes MGAIDDPQRLSALELLGLMDSPAEASFDRFTRLAARLLNAPVALVTLLDADRQYVKSCVGVDGAAGSYTPVSESFCRHAIDAGGPLLLEDAAADPRVRDTLAVREQGYRAYAGYPIRTPDGHVLGTLCVLDHRPRSWSHDEQQVLADLADAVTTEIAQRVHLAEQARSEAHYRRLVSTSPFAIYALDVQGRFVELNRAGEALLGRESHTVLGSYFGAIIAPKDLPAIERIFIDLLTGATDKALMEMDLTRPSGELRRVSVNATVIHEDGRVTGIHGIGRDITDEQELLAEMKLLHLALGNLAQGVSITDERGRVIFVNRAYTEILGIPLAADAQAYMDALVPDAEGAQEEEIARGIGEAGEWSGLVWRTRMDDGRRVPLDLFVSAVDGAEGGGRCLFTIVQDATERLERERHLRRAERLAGLGTLVGGVAHELNNPLTAIKGFTALMLMDSRTLEDREALEVMKREADRAAQIVANLRRLARDTQEEDTPRERVDLNNVIGHVLQVRGYSLGTYNIAVGTELDAALPAIMADRGQMEQVLLNLVVNAEQALAGRPDPRITVRTQSGERGVSVYVVDNGSGIPPEALERIFDPFYTTKAPGEGTGLGLALVHGMVADHGGRIHVESVPGEGTTFRIDFPAAEEGRAEPPPVREALTTAAETLRVLVVDDEDSIRRTLSRYLARRGHRVSVAAEGGEALRMLESEGGFDVILSDVRMPGLSGDRLHARLRERGDGMDRRLVFMSGDALGDQTADALSASEVPVILKPFDMGTVADTVEAVGRAAPR; translated from the coding sequence TTGGGCGCGATCGACGATCCGCAACGCCTCTCCGCGCTGGAGCTCCTCGGCCTGATGGACTCGCCGGCCGAGGCGTCCTTTGACCGTTTCACCCGCCTGGCCGCGCGCCTGCTGAACGCGCCGGTCGCGCTGGTGACGCTCCTGGACGCCGACCGGCAGTACGTCAAGAGCTGCGTGGGGGTGGATGGCGCGGCGGGGAGCTACACCCCGGTTTCGGAGTCGTTCTGCCGCCACGCCATCGACGCCGGGGGGCCGCTGCTGCTGGAGGACGCCGCGGCGGACCCGCGCGTGCGCGACACGCTGGCGGTGCGGGAGCAGGGGTACCGCGCCTATGCCGGCTACCCGATCCGCACGCCGGACGGCCACGTCCTGGGCACCCTCTGCGTACTGGACCACCGCCCGCGCAGCTGGAGCCACGACGAGCAGCAGGTGCTGGCCGACCTGGCGGACGCGGTGACCACCGAGATCGCGCAGCGCGTGCACCTCGCCGAGCAGGCGCGCAGCGAGGCGCACTACCGCCGGTTGGTGAGCACTTCGCCGTTCGCCATCTACGCGCTGGACGTACAGGGGCGCTTCGTGGAGCTGAACCGGGCCGGCGAGGCGCTGCTGGGCCGCGAGAGCCACACCGTCCTCGGCAGCTACTTCGGCGCCATCATCGCCCCCAAGGACCTTCCCGCCATCGAGCGCATCTTCATCGACCTCCTGACCGGCGCCACCGACAAGGCGCTGATGGAGATGGACCTGACGCGGCCGTCGGGGGAGCTGCGCCGCGTCTCCGTCAACGCCACGGTCATCCACGAAGACGGGCGCGTGACCGGCATCCACGGCATCGGGCGCGACATCACGGACGAGCAGGAGCTGCTCGCCGAGATGAAGCTCCTCCACCTGGCGCTGGGCAACCTGGCGCAGGGGGTGAGCATCACCGACGAGCGCGGACGGGTGATCTTCGTGAACCGCGCCTACACGGAAATCCTGGGAATCCCCCTGGCGGCGGACGCGCAGGCGTACATGGACGCCCTCGTTCCCGACGCCGAGGGCGCGCAGGAGGAGGAGATCGCCCGCGGCATCGGCGAGGCCGGGGAGTGGAGCGGGCTGGTGTGGCGGACGCGGATGGACGACGGGCGGCGTGTTCCGCTCGACCTGTTCGTCTCCGCGGTGGACGGCGCGGAGGGGGGCGGCCGCTGCCTCTTCACCATCGTGCAGGACGCCACCGAGCGGCTGGAGCGCGAGCGGCACCTGCGGCGCGCCGAGCGGCTGGCGGGGCTGGGGACGCTGGTGGGGGGCGTGGCGCACGAGCTCAACAACCCGCTGACCGCCATCAAGGGCTTCACCGCGCTGATGCTGATGGACTCCCGCACGCTGGAGGACCGCGAGGCGCTGGAGGTGATGAAGCGCGAGGCGGACCGCGCCGCGCAGATCGTGGCCAACCTGCGCCGCCTGGCGCGCGACACGCAGGAGGAGGACACGCCGCGCGAGCGGGTGGACCTCAACAACGTGATCGGCCACGTCCTGCAGGTGCGCGGCTATTCGCTGGGCACCTACAACATCGCGGTGGGCACCGAGCTGGACGCCGCGCTCCCCGCCATCATGGCCGACCGGGGGCAGATGGAGCAGGTGCTTCTGAACCTGGTGGTCAACGCGGAGCAGGCGCTGGCCGGCCGCCCCGACCCGCGCATCACCGTGCGCACGCAGTCGGGCGAGCGGGGCGTTTCGGTGTACGTGGTGGACAACGGGTCCGGCATTCCGCCGGAGGCGCTGGAGCGCATCTTCGACCCCTTCTACACCACCAAGGCGCCCGGCGAGGGCACCGGCCTTGGCCTGGCGCTGGTGCACGGGATGGTGGCGGACCACGGCGGGCGCATCCACGTGGAGAGCGTGCCGGGGGAGGGGACCACCTTTCGCATCGACTTCCCCGCCGCCGAGGAGGGGAGGGCCGAGCCGCCCCCCGTCCGCGAAGCGCTCACCACCGCCGCGGAAACGCTGCGCGTGCTGGTGGTGGACGACGAGGACAGCATCCGCCGCACCCTCTCGCGCTACCTGGCCCGCCGCGGCCATCGCGTGAGCGTCGCCGCCGAGGGCGGCGAAGCGCTGCGCATGCTGGAGTCGGAGGGCGGCTTCGACGTGATCCTCTCCGACGTGCGCATGCCCGGCCTGAGCGGCGACCGCCTGCACGCCCGCCTGCGCGAGCGCGGCGACGGGATGGACCGGCGCCTGGTCTTCATGAGCGGCGATGCCCTCGGCGACCAGACGGCCGACGCCCTCTCCGCCTCCGAGGTGCCCGTCATCCTCAAGCCCTTTGACATGGGCACCGTCGCGGACACGGTCGAAGCGGTGGGGCGTGCCGCCCCCCGGTAA
- a CDS encoding glucose-1-phosphate adenylyltransferase, translating into MLAVILGGGAGTRLFPLTKDRAKPAVPLAGKYRLIDVPISNCISSGLYRMFVLTQYNSASLNSHITHSYVFDRFHGGFVTILAAEQTASSELWYQGTADAVRQSMPHIRSVPHERVIILSGDQLYAMDYRKMLAHHDATGADITVAATPVTAEDAPGFGIMHTDEAHRITAFYEKPRHEELAGKESPATPEMEAAGRIYLASMGIYIFNAGTLRDVLDRKPDDHDFGKQIIPGAIEELKVVAYPFAGYWNDIGTVRSYFETSIMLAQPHPAFNLYDPAMPLYTNARMLPPAKMTRTRLEHAIVAEGSIIEDSEITDSVVGIRSYISGGTRIHRAVLLGSDYYGWQEGETRNYAQGPLRPGIGEGTRIENAIVDRNVAIGKRCIITNREGIRDGEGPNWYIRDGIVVIPKNAEIPDGTVI; encoded by the coding sequence ATGCTCGCAGTCATTCTCGGCGGCGGCGCCGGGACGCGCCTCTTCCCGTTGACCAAGGACCGCGCCAAACCCGCCGTGCCGCTCGCGGGCAAGTACCGCCTCATCGACGTTCCCATCTCCAACTGCATCAGCAGCGGGCTGTACCGGATGTTCGTGCTTACGCAGTACAACTCCGCCAGCCTCAACAGCCACATCACGCACTCGTACGTCTTCGACCGCTTCCACGGCGGCTTCGTGACGATCCTGGCGGCCGAGCAGACCGCCTCGTCGGAGCTGTGGTACCAGGGGACGGCGGACGCGGTGCGCCAGTCGATGCCGCACATCCGCAGCGTGCCGCACGAGCGCGTCATCATCCTCTCGGGCGACCAGCTCTACGCGATGGACTACCGCAAGATGCTGGCGCACCACGACGCGACGGGCGCCGACATCACGGTGGCCGCCACGCCGGTGACGGCCGAGGACGCGCCCGGCTTCGGCATCATGCACACGGACGAGGCGCACCGCATCACGGCCTTCTACGAGAAGCCGCGGCACGAGGAGCTGGCGGGCAAGGAGAGCCCGGCCACGCCGGAGATGGAGGCCGCGGGGCGGATCTACCTGGCGTCGATGGGCATCTACATCTTCAACGCCGGCACCCTGCGCGACGTGCTGGACCGCAAGCCGGACGACCACGACTTCGGCAAGCAGATCATCCCCGGCGCCATCGAGGAGCTCAAGGTGGTGGCGTACCCGTTCGCGGGGTACTGGAACGACATCGGGACGGTGCGGTCGTACTTCGAGACGAGCATCATGCTGGCCCAGCCGCACCCCGCGTTCAACCTGTACGACCCGGCGATGCCGCTGTACACCAACGCGCGCATGCTGCCGCCCGCCAAGATGACCCGCACGCGCCTGGAGCACGCCATCGTGGCCGAGGGGAGCATCATCGAGGACAGCGAGATCACGGACTCGGTGGTGGGGATCCGCTCGTACATCTCCGGCGGCACGCGCATCCACCGCGCGGTGCTGCTGGGCTCGGACTATTACGGGTGGCAGGAAGGCGAGACGCGCAACTACGCCCAGGGCCCCCTGCGCCCCGGCATCGGCGAGGGCACGCGCATCGAGAACGCCATCGTGGACCGCAACGTCGCCATCGGCAAGCGCTGCATCATCACGAACCGCGAGGGCATCCGCGACGGCGAGGGCCCCAACTGGTACATCCGCGACGGGATCGTGGTGATCCCAAAGAACGCGGAGATACCGGATGGGACCGTCATCTGA
- a CDS encoding HD domain-containing phosphohydrolase, whose protein sequence is MSDPASEAPRILVVDDDHSVRRLIRVFLQERGYHVRSAAGADEALELLESERFDVVVTDLRLPVSSGLELLQEVRARLPGVRSVLMSGDADVPALVGAVERGVDAVLLKPFELDELRLQVEQSVARQRAERAAARERDLLEARLRHRDAESRLWILRAARALVTAVEVKDAYTAGHAKRVTAYAMSMAEVTGGIDLLRFPLAGDLHDVGKIGIPDSVLNKPGTLTTAELELMEGHPAAGARILEPLIDDPLVIGVVRWHHERWDGYGYPDGLAGDRIPLAARVLAVADTLDAMTSARAYRDALPWEAAVAEIRRCSGTQFDPTVVAAFEAALPVLHAHFRAHDAARRDR, encoded by the coding sequence TTGAGCGACCCCGCATCCGAAGCCCCGCGCATCCTGGTCGTGGACGACGACCACTCGGTGCGCCGGCTGATACGCGTCTTCCTGCAGGAGCGCGGCTACCACGTGCGCAGCGCCGCCGGCGCGGACGAGGCGCTGGAGCTGCTGGAGAGCGAACGCTTCGACGTCGTGGTGACCGACCTGCGCCTTCCGGTCTCCAGCGGGCTTGAGCTGCTGCAGGAGGTGCGCGCGCGCCTGCCGGGGGTGCGCAGCGTGCTGATGAGCGGCGACGCCGACGTACCCGCTCTAGTCGGGGCGGTGGAGCGCGGGGTGGACGCGGTGCTGCTGAAGCCCTTCGAGCTGGACGAGCTGCGGCTGCAGGTGGAGCAGTCCGTCGCGCGGCAGCGGGCCGAGCGCGCCGCCGCCCGCGAGCGCGACCTGCTGGAGGCCCGCCTACGCCACCGCGACGCGGAGAGCCGGCTCTGGATTCTGCGCGCGGCGCGGGCGCTGGTCACCGCCGTGGAGGTCAAGGATGCCTACACCGCCGGCCACGCCAAGCGCGTCACCGCCTACGCCATGTCCATGGCCGAGGTGACGGGCGGGATCGACCTGCTGCGCTTTCCGCTGGCGGGCGACCTGCACGACGTGGGAAAGATCGGCATCCCGGACTCGGTGCTCAACAAGCCGGGGACGCTCACCACGGCCGAGCTGGAGCTGATGGAGGGGCACCCCGCGGCCGGCGCGCGCATCCTGGAGCCGCTGATCGACGACCCGCTGGTGATCGGCGTGGTGCGCTGGCATCACGAGCGGTGGGACGGGTACGGCTACCCGGACGGGCTGGCGGGCGACCGCATCCCGCTGGCGGCGCGCGTCCTGGCCGTGGCCGACACGCTGGACGCCATGACCTCCGCCCGCGCCTACCGCGACGCCCTCCCCTGGGAAGCCGCGGTGGCCGAGATCCGGCGCTGTTCCGGCACGCAATTCGACCCCACGGTAGTCGCCGCCTTCGAGGCCGCCCTCCCCGTGCTCCACGCGCACTTCCGCGCCCACGACGCGGCGCGCCGCGACCGCTAG
- a CDS encoding ATP-binding protein, with protein sequence MRVATHDEAVAAALSGTCDAVVLRDGGDALGCVRQLAGHAVPVIVLVEEGDPAEFARAGAAASLPYAAATPELLECLLRHAMAARQVIAREEGCRHLLELLREAVLVQSGEAVAYANAAAAAMLGLSRPEDLLGRPVAELFHPELRERAAEYIRTAAAGERALPAHERLLGADGAAIDVEITAGAVEYAGEPSVLIVARDIRERLRLEEQLRLAQRMEAVGRLAGGVAHDFNNLLTTIKGNADLLAMDIPADSPSVEDVAEIQSATVRAAALTRQLLAFGRGQVLIPRVLDLNAALSASLPMLRSLVPEKVEVATVLDPAISPVHADPQQLDQVLVNLALNARDAMPHGGTLRLVTTNAVVAESDPRPAYMAAGEYVRLSVSDDGHGMDDTTRQQVFEPFFTTHGPGKGAGLGLATVYGIVKQSGGYITVESELGRGTTFHILLPRVTDTDPAADAPPELAPATARGTVLLVEDEDPVRRVTARALFRRGFGVLEARDGREALELWEEHGATVDVVLTDLVMPHMGGEELARHLGAASPALPILFMTGYTRGAALNREALGPGAEVVHKPFDADELAERIARMLER encoded by the coding sequence ATGCGCGTTGCCACGCACGACGAAGCGGTCGCGGCGGCGCTGTCCGGCACGTGCGACGCGGTGGTCCTGCGCGACGGAGGCGACGCGCTCGGCTGCGTCCGGCAGCTGGCGGGGCACGCCGTTCCGGTCATCGTCCTGGTGGAGGAGGGCGACCCCGCCGAATTCGCGCGGGCCGGCGCCGCCGCGTCGCTCCCGTACGCCGCGGCCACTCCGGAGCTGCTGGAGTGCCTGCTGCGGCACGCCATGGCCGCGCGCCAGGTGATCGCGCGCGAGGAAGGGTGCCGCCACCTCCTGGAGCTCCTGCGCGAGGCGGTGCTGGTGCAGAGCGGTGAGGCCGTGGCCTACGCCAACGCCGCCGCCGCCGCCATGCTGGGGCTGTCCCGCCCCGAAGACCTGCTGGGCCGCCCCGTGGCGGAGCTCTTCCACCCCGAGCTCCGCGAGCGTGCCGCGGAGTACATCCGCACCGCGGCTGCGGGAGAGCGCGCGCTTCCCGCCCACGAGCGCCTCCTGGGCGCGGACGGTGCCGCCATCGACGTGGAGATCACCGCAGGCGCCGTGGAGTACGCCGGGGAGCCGTCGGTGCTCATCGTGGCGCGCGACATCCGCGAGCGCCTGCGGCTGGAGGAGCAGCTCCGGCTGGCGCAGCGCATGGAGGCGGTGGGGCGGCTGGCGGGTGGCGTGGCGCACGACTTCAACAACCTCCTCACCACCATCAAGGGGAACGCAGACCTGCTGGCGATGGACATCCCCGCCGACTCGCCCAGCGTGGAGGACGTCGCGGAGATCCAGTCCGCCACCGTGCGCGCCGCCGCCCTCACGCGGCAGCTCCTCGCCTTCGGCCGCGGGCAGGTGCTCATCCCCCGCGTGCTGGACCTGAACGCGGCGCTCTCCGCCTCGCTCCCCATGCTCCGCAGCCTGGTGCCGGAAAAGGTGGAGGTCGCCACCGTGCTGGACCCGGCCATCTCGCCGGTGCACGCGGACCCGCAGCAGCTAGACCAGGTGCTGGTGAACCTGGCCCTCAACGCGCGCGACGCCATGCCGCACGGCGGCACGCTGCGCCTCGTGACCACCAACGCCGTCGTCGCCGAGTCCGATCCGCGGCCCGCGTACATGGCCGCGGGCGAGTACGTGCGCCTCAGCGTGAGCGACGACGGCCACGGGATGGACGACACCACGCGCCAGCAGGTCTTCGAGCCGTTCTTCACCACGCACGGGCCCGGCAAGGGCGCGGGGCTGGGGCTGGCGACGGTGTACGGGATCGTGAAGCAGAGCGGCGGCTACATCACCGTGGAGAGCGAGCTGGGGCGCGGCACCACCTTTCACATCCTCCTCCCGCGCGTCACCGACACCGACCCCGCCGCCGACGCGCCGCCCGAGCTCGCGCCCGCCACCGCGCGCGGCACGGTGCTCCTAGTAGAGGACGAGGACCCGGTGCGCCGCGTGACCGCTCGTGCCCTGTTTCGGCGCGGCTTCGGCGTGCTGGAGGCGCGCGACGGACGCGAGGCGCTGGAGCTGTGGGAGGAGCACGGCGCCACCGTTGACGTGGTGCTCACCGACCTGGTGATGCCGCACATGGGCGGCGAGGAGCTGGCGCGGCACCTGGGCGCCGCCTCCCCCGCCCTCCCCATCCTCTTCATGACGGGCTACACGCGCGGCGCCGCCCTCAACCGCGAGGCCCTCGGCCCCGGCGCCGAGGTCGTCCACAAGCCCTTTGACGCCGACGAGCTGGCCGAGCGCATCGCGCGGATGCTGGAGCGGTAG
- a CDS encoding ATP-binding protein has translation MPSILDPQPRSILARRPHRTVALPHDPLLAPEQLRDCRIVVADDDPGVIEVMKRLLARAGYRRVWFATRGGEVAPLCAEVEPDLVIVDLRMPDRHGFDVVQDVRSLAGGAVPILVVTGEDRATVVQQALACGARDFLSKPFEPGEALLRIRNLLEVRALHTQSLAAAEARYRTLVEDATDAICRTDTRGVVTYANPSACALLGEGVVGRSATEMVREDVRHEVREFYCAQLRDRIPTTVREVPLVVDGAELWLEQRVQLEVVGGRVMGLSGIARDVTQRRAHERLKDELISLVSHELRTPLTAIRGSLGLLHGGVLANYPERAARMVALALANSERLGRLIDNVLDLEKMASGKLEIERRPFSIRQIADDAIDTIRPLLEQADLLLVTDLPDVAVNVDPDRIAQVLTNLVSNAAKYSPRGGAVWVRAEVVGADLRVQVRDQGRGIPAAKLESIFERFQQVDSSDSREKGGTGLGLPICRNIVGLHGGRIWAESLPGKGSTFTVLLPGAVVEDAARE, from the coding sequence ATGCCCTCCATATTGGACCCGCAGCCGCGCAGCATCCTGGCACGCCGCCCCCATCGCACCGTCGCATTGCCCCACGACCCGCTCCTGGCGCCCGAGCAGCTCCGCGACTGCCGCATCGTGGTGGCGGACGACGACCCGGGCGTCATCGAGGTGATGAAGCGCCTCCTGGCGCGCGCCGGCTACCGCCGCGTGTGGTTCGCCACGCGCGGCGGCGAGGTGGCGCCGCTCTGCGCGGAGGTGGAGCCGGACCTGGTGATCGTGGACCTGCGCATGCCGGACCGGCACGGCTTCGACGTCGTGCAGGACGTGCGCTCGCTGGCGGGCGGCGCCGTCCCCATCCTGGTGGTCACCGGCGAAGACCGTGCGACGGTGGTGCAGCAGGCGCTGGCGTGCGGCGCGCGCGACTTCCTCTCCAAGCCGTTCGAGCCGGGGGAGGCGCTGCTGCGCATCCGCAACCTGCTGGAGGTGCGCGCGCTCCACACGCAGTCGCTGGCCGCCGCCGAGGCGCGCTACCGCACCCTGGTGGAGGACGCCACCGACGCCATCTGCCGTACCGACACGCGCGGCGTGGTGACCTACGCCAACCCCTCGGCGTGCGCGCTGCTGGGCGAGGGAGTCGTGGGGCGCAGCGCCACGGAGATGGTGCGCGAGGACGTGCGCCACGAGGTGCGCGAGTTCTACTGCGCCCAGCTCCGCGACCGCATCCCCACCACCGTGCGCGAGGTGCCGCTGGTGGTGGACGGCGCCGAGCTCTGGCTGGAGCAGCGGGTGCAGCTGGAGGTGGTGGGCGGGCGGGTGATGGGGCTCAGCGGGATCGCGCGCGACGTGACGCAGCGCCGCGCGCACGAGCGGCTCAAGGACGAGCTGATCTCGCTGGTGAGCCACGAGCTGCGCACCCCGCTCACCGCCATCCGCGGATCGCTGGGGCTGCTGCACGGCGGCGTGCTTGCCAACTACCCCGAGCGCGCCGCGCGCATGGTTGCACTGGCGCTGGCGAATTCCGAGCGGCTGGGCCGGCTGATCGACAACGTGCTGGACCTGGAGAAGATGGCCTCCGGCAAGCTGGAGATCGAGCGGCGCCCCTTCTCCATCCGCCAGATCGCCGACGACGCCATCGACACCATCCGCCCCCTGCTGGAGCAGGCCGACCTCCTGCTGGTGACCGACCTCCCCGACGTGGCGGTGAACGTGGACCCCGACCGCATCGCGCAGGTGCTCACCAACCTGGTTTCCAACGCGGCCAAGTACTCGCCGCGCGGCGGCGCCGTGTGGGTGCGCGCCGAAGTGGTGGGCGCCGACCTGCGCGTGCAGGTGCGCGACCAGGGGCGCGGCATCCCCGCGGCGAAGCTGGAGTCGATCTTCGAGCGCTTCCAGCAGGTGGACTCGTCGGACAGCCGCGAGAAGGGGGGCACCGGGCTGGGGCTCCCCATCTGCCGCAACATCGTGGGACTCCACGGCGGGCGAATCTGGGCAGAGAGCTTGCCCGGAAAGGGTAGTACTTTTACCGTTCTCCTCCCCGGCGCGGTGGTGGAGGACGCGGCGCGAGAGTGA